From Desulfatiglans sp.:
AAAACATACCTTGTGAACAGTTTGACAGTTTATGAGCATTAGTCTATTTAAGATGTTAATATCGGTTTTAAAAACAGGGTGTTTTAGCCAGGGCACTGTAATCATATACCTTGAAATTGTAAACACCCTTATTGGTAAAGGGAATGGCAGAGATCCTCATTGGAACATCAGGCTACTATTATGATGACTGGAAAGGCGTATTCTACCCGGAGAGCCTTCCCCAAAAAGAATTCCTCGCCTTTTATGCGCAAAACTTCAATATCATTGAACTGAATTTCACATACTACAAACAGCCAGAGGCACAGCAGATCAGTAGAATGATGGGAACATCAGGCAACCTCCTGTTTATAGTCAAGGCTTACAAGGGGATAACACACGAGATTACCGCTGGCTCCATTAAAAATATCCTGCCCAGATTTCTTGGTGGCATCTCACCCCTTTATGAAAAAGGGCGGCTTGAAACGATCCTGATCCAGTTTCCTTTGAGTTTCCACTATACTGAAAAGAACAGGGTCTACCTGAGGGAACTGCTAGAGGCAATCTCTCCCTTCCCGGCCTGTGTTGAGTTCAGGAACAAAGATTGGCTAAAGGAATCTGTTTATGAAGGGCTAAAGAGACTATCAGCAGGATTTGTCTGCGTTGATGAACCTGACCTGCCTGGGCTCATACCCCCTGTTGCCATTGTCACATCAAAGGCTGGCTATATAAGATTTCATGGCCGTAATAAAAAGAACTGGTATGGCACAGACTCAACATCGAGGTATGACTACCTGTACAGTGAAGAGGAGCTTAATGGATGGATGGCTGCGATCACAAAGATCGCAAAGGAAACTGAAAAACTCTATATATTTTTTAACAATCATGCTAAATCACAGGCAGTAACAAACGCAAGGATGCTGATAAATCTGCTCAAATGAAAGGCATTTTTTATGAAATACAGACTGCTTATATCCACCCTGATTTGCCTGGCAATTGCCGGCTGTGCTCCAAAACGGCCGCCAATCAAGGTAGGTATACCCGTACCTTCAAAAGATATTCCTGAAAAAAAGGAATCCTATTATATTATAAATGGTGAACGTTATTACCCTATCCCAAGTGCCACAGGATTTGTTCAAACAGGAATAGCCTCATGGTACGGTGATGATTTCCATGGAAAGAGGACTGCAAACGGCGAGGTCTATGATATGCACAAAAAAAATGCGGCCCACACGATACTACCCTTTAATACCTATGTAAAAGTCACCAATCTGAACAACAAAAAGTACACCATTG
This genomic window contains:
- a CDS encoding DUF72 domain-containing protein; amino-acid sequence: MAEILIGTSGYYYDDWKGVFYPESLPQKEFLAFYAQNFNIIELNFTYYKQPEAQQISRMMGTSGNLLFIVKAYKGITHEITAGSIKNILPRFLGGISPLYEKGRLETILIQFPLSFHYTEKNRVYLRELLEAISPFPACVEFRNKDWLKESVYEGLKRLSAGFVCVDEPDLPGLIPPVAIVTSKAGYIRFHGRNKKNWYGTDSTSRYDYLYSEEELNGWMAAITKIAKETEKLYIFFNNHAKSQAVTNARMLINLLK